The following proteins are co-located in the Candidatus Latescibacter sp. genome:
- the bamA gene encoding outer membrane protein assembly factor BamA — protein MRSISIAILLLPLFYRGVSAVEPEKVNVRKINFEGNHVFSNGSLRKLMATHARGLFTSSRYSPDVFDNDLQNIQKFYVENGYLEAAIARVKIDSVGNNFTIDVSIFEGKPTKVESISFIGNSVYTTKELMQSVPLKPGDPLKSALVRDSIAAIMTRYGEKGYLSVQITPDIKVNHEIHLAIATFDIQEKDQYTVGEITINNLKKTHEIVVTREFLFKKGDVLNYSNLLKTERNLYLAGLFNTVYIHPESYSSPDTTKKNIVVDLRERKAGEFDIGAGYATIDKFRGTLSVQDNNFLSAGRRAGFSGILSGKSQNAKVNYSQFWTLGLRLRTDVNGIAEYDVEPGYDVRRIGGNISFSRKISDYTTALLSYRLQKIRITNIETVTIPQGLETGNLRTLELQGSYDNRNDLLNTTGGTYLDTTNDLVGTFLQGTNSYVSTLWTFKQFYQAADYAVLGTALQIGAKGIFTHPQIPISELFYAGGPNALRGYAYQSVGPADVNGVPLGGRALLVWNILEIRIRLYKIFGIAFFADAGTVWADPRHVRFSDIRYDAGFGPRIVTPIGVIRADIGYKIGRKKGESKSEFYFAMGQAF, from the coding sequence ATGAGATCGATATCTATTGCAATCCTTCTCCTTCCTTTGTTTTACCGCGGCGTTTCTGCCGTTGAGCCGGAAAAGGTGAATGTGCGCAAAATAAATTTCGAGGGTAACCATGTTTTCAGCAACGGCAGCCTGCGAAAGCTCATGGCGACCCACGCCCGGGGATTATTTACATCTTCCCGCTACAGTCCGGATGTTTTCGATAATGATCTACAAAATATACAAAAATTCTATGTCGAAAACGGGTATCTTGAAGCAGCGATCGCCAGGGTCAAAATCGATTCAGTCGGAAATAATTTTACCATTGACGTCTCCATTTTCGAAGGTAAGCCGACCAAGGTGGAGAGCATTTCTTTTATTGGAAACAGTGTTTATACCACCAAAGAACTCATGCAATCCGTTCCATTGAAGCCGGGGGATCCTCTCAAGAGCGCCCTAGTCCGTGACAGCATAGCCGCCATCATGACCAGATATGGTGAGAAGGGGTACCTGAGCGTGCAGATTACCCCGGACATTAAGGTAAATCACGAGATTCACCTGGCCATTGCTACCTTTGACATTCAGGAAAAAGACCAGTATACCGTGGGCGAAATAACAATTAACAACTTGAAGAAAACACATGAGATTGTGGTTACACGCGAGTTTCTCTTCAAAAAAGGAGATGTGCTCAATTACTCGAACTTGCTGAAAACAGAACGGAATCTCTACCTCGCCGGACTTTTCAATACTGTTTATATTCATCCTGAATCATACTCTTCCCCGGACACCACGAAAAAGAATATCGTAGTTGATCTCCGTGAACGCAAAGCAGGGGAATTCGATATCGGTGCAGGTTATGCGACTATCGATAAATTTCGCGGGACTCTCAGCGTCCAGGATAACAATTTCCTGAGCGCCGGCAGGAGAGCAGGATTTTCCGGCATTTTGAGCGGGAAAAGTCAGAATGCCAAGGTGAATTATTCCCAGTTTTGGACTCTGGGGCTGCGGCTGCGGACAGATGTCAATGGTATCGCGGAATATGATGTAGAACCGGGATACGACGTGAGGCGTATAGGAGGAAATATCTCGTTCAGTCGGAAAATATCCGATTACACGACCGCACTGCTCTCTTACCGTCTTCAAAAGATACGCATCACAAACATCGAAACAGTCACCATACCCCAGGGACTTGAAACCGGAAACCTGAGAACTCTTGAATTACAAGGGTCTTATGACAACCGGAACGATCTCCTGAATACCACCGGGGGGACTTATCTCGATACGACAAATGACCTGGTCGGTACGTTTCTCCAGGGGACAAACAGTTATGTATCAACCCTCTGGACTTTCAAGCAGTTTTATCAGGCGGCCGATTATGCCGTTCTGGGCACTGCTCTTCAGATCGGCGCAAAGGGAATTTTTACCCACCCCCAGATTCCCATCAGTGAGCTTTTTTATGCCGGAGGACCGAATGCCTTGCGCGGGTATGCCTATCAGAGCGTGGGGCCGGCCGATGTAAACGGTGTGCCGCTGGGCGGGCGGGCGCTCCTGGTCTGGAATATCCTTGAAATTCGTATCCGGCTGTACAAGATATTCGGCATTGCATTTTTCGCCGATGCAGGTACTGTCTGGGCCGACCCCAGACATGTCCGGTTCAGTGATATCCGGTATGACGCCGGTTTCGGTCCCCGGATCGTCACCCCGATAGGAGTGATCAGGGCAGACATCGGATATAAAATCGGCCGCAAAAAAGGCGAATCCAAAAGCGAGTTCTACTTTGCCATGGGGCAGGCATTTTAA
- a CDS encoding desulfoferrodoxin family protein, with the protein MKARREFLKGSLIVTGAAMVGNEVQAQAAKVFPVGLIYTKGAPGRWAGKEGSHAPQVTVEGKNVKVVTTHPMTEKHFIVKHTLLTPNGKVLGEKTFSNTDTAAESSYELPEGFKGALWITSFCNLHDLWLTEIKV; encoded by the coding sequence ATGAAAGCAAGAAGAGAGTTTTTAAAAGGATCCCTGATAGTTACAGGCGCAGCGATGGTGGGGAATGAAGTGCAGGCGCAGGCGGCCAAAGTATTCCCGGTTGGATTGATATACACAAAGGGAGCTCCCGGACGGTGGGCAGGCAAGGAAGGCTCTCATGCGCCACAAGTGACAGTCGAGGGCAAAAACGTCAAAGTAGTAACTACCCATCCCATGACGGAAAAACATTTCATCGTCAAACATACTCTGCTGACTCCGAACGGCAAGGTTCTCGGTGAAAAAACCTTTTCAAACACCGACACTGCAGCTGAGTCATCCTATGAACTGCCCGAAGGATTCAAAGGCGCTCTATGGATTACGAGCTTCTGCAATCTGCACGACCTGTGGCTCACTGAAATCAAGGTTTGA
- a CDS encoding YihY/virulence factor BrkB family protein: MLFLQFLSLLKKTFNAWMKGNVSVLAAALAYYTIFSITPLFIFLLTIISLYLSRTDAQVWLLENLQPFIAEPVVQAINNMLNSIQSPPATIIATLFGLLTFLLGTTQIILHLRYSLNTLWDVPVREGNGILSEIKREIKTRFSTFLIVIGIGIFFIALVIASAYLTAMGKHLNTLMPALWFGLQVSDFLISVGLTTLLFAVIFKIIPDAEIAWSDVWIGSMVTAFLFSLGKFLLGMYFTKGAITSAYGAAGSLIIIILWLYYSAQIFFFGAEFIREYSMKLGSRRKKRHREPYLESGEEHLTWT, encoded by the coding sequence ATGCTTTTCCTGCAATTCCTCTCGCTGCTAAAAAAAACGTTTAATGCATGGATGAAGGGCAATGTGTCGGTGCTTGCCGCCGCGCTGGCATATTATACAATCTTCTCCATAACGCCCCTGTTTATATTCCTGCTCACCATAATCAGCCTGTATCTGAGCCGGACGGATGCTCAGGTATGGCTTCTTGAGAATCTTCAGCCTTTCATCGCTGAACCGGTGGTGCAGGCGATCAATAACATGCTCAACAGCATTCAGAGCCCTCCCGCAACCATCATCGCCACACTATTCGGACTTCTGACCTTTTTGCTCGGAACCACCCAGATTATTCTTCATCTCCGGTATTCTCTGAATACATTATGGGATGTCCCGGTTCGGGAAGGGAACGGTATCCTGAGCGAAATCAAACGAGAAATCAAAACAAGGTTTTCTACCTTTCTCATCGTTATCGGCATCGGCATTTTTTTTATTGCGCTGGTAATCGCGAGCGCATACCTGACCGCCATGGGAAAGCACCTGAATACGCTTATGCCCGCTCTATGGTTCGGACTGCAGGTCTCCGACTTCCTGATCTCGGTCGGGCTGACCACTCTCCTTTTTGCCGTGATATTCAAAATCATTCCTGATGCGGAGATCGCCTGGAGCGATGTCTGGATCGGCTCGATGGTCACCGCATTCCTGTTCTCGCTGGGCAAATTCCTCCTGGGAATGTATTTCACTAAAGGCGCTATTACTTCAGCGTATGGGGCGGCAGGATCCCTGATCATTATCATTCTTTGGCTGTATTATTCGGCGCAGATTTTCTTTTTCGGGGCGGAATTCATTCGTGAGTATTCAATGAAATTAGGCTCCCGGCGCAAAAAGCGGCACAGAGAACCATATCTGGAATCAGGAGAAGAACATTTGACATGGACATAA
- a CDS encoding translocation/assembly module TamB domain-containing protein, giving the protein MIRQRLRWFFLILVLLTGLVVILSSLLQLAATRPSGERLIKNLIESQAEKSLNRKVRIGSLHTNIFTSINLKNVTIYQENNGEVIPFLDIERAEARYYLYELFRRRFTVHSLIIDGMTVNVARDSSGITNIPFLKPAGSPSQKGRPGLILFSFSHISLNNSSARYQDRKISLDADIWNAGARISVRNAGGYSLDFDADSLRVIYRKEPLIFSSLAFLGEWHEGKLFLGSASMQIPGMKLEGRNIIFAGPDSTLSGEIQLHGNPRDMAVFIRKLYAPALPSLTGTIDLAVSMQGTPHVPRFDVRLSFPTLTVGVSALRNGFIKGNLTASTAIVDSLKIEAFGGNFQGHGKVKVKALEAENIFLSFRGVDISRIGHLFKKEFPCTGTIEGRLQGGGSLHDPGMLNASASLRLYQAGYLSRPLPDVSADLAFSDGTLSASLHGGGAEITFDTRFSREAIDGEFTVSTDSLETISGIAGIPGLSGKVSARGTVGGTYRSPDIAANIIGRMIRYRNFPVDNLNGRMQYLNKTILLSGVKLNGNLHSLASLAPPLHVDSLQGGIEYHGTIEGLLKNPNAELSIRLTGPSWRGMRFVKGEAEAHLENRILSLTKSWLESDSLRFDLSGMFKLDDRQGSAALSLEEKKPGAKKPTLPSQIEVQAPGAPLGSVALDFNVKDVKNPAVTANGKEISLDGLALLFPTLRAFGGTLTFSGSFSGGGMKPNAMLDFHINRPRFRETVLDSARAEIALKDSIMTITALEMYREKYYSKLDGTIMLAKTPQFYAFTKRSVLALTLAGENLDLRFIKPYIPGKVELSGMMSYHLNMKGTLEDPHPGGTITLKDVLFDAGFGVPPVKNMDADIILNNTVANVTTRNAEFLGKSIDLTSTLNYAPGRYGGDGKLALEGREILTVQGTFAPEGMRITSQMNGADLSLVGLVVPMMKGITGTVNSNVVISGARKNLTFEGSLDARDITMNPPWVDMPIKNGIVRMSFSPSQVAVDSVFVHSGNGTILITGTIDDILQKKWSGQLSGSVNNIRIRQKNMFDAVVKSAQLEYSPTGGASLLKGNVDFGSTRILYNIDIQKLLSSAGAAGKGKEPPEIVKQTRLQIQISGGDQFWLDDNLAHVHLLPEVNLVGTLAKPALIGRVEASEGYVLYLDRKFTIQKAALEFIDPEELNPTLDIEAQAKVTGNQGNGTASYTITLGVTGEMKKPQIALSSDPPLEKADILSLLNLGVTRQQIGFGAAQSDTTVSLLGILQNRAGNLATLQISEYMGRQLEGMLGLKSLNIEGNLFQTGQQSTGARLTATKKISENVEVSYITSLGRLNDQGIRVVYDLTKSISLQGETVQQGKSSLDVLYKLRFK; this is encoded by the coding sequence AGTCATTCCTTTCCTGGATATCGAACGGGCTGAGGCCCGTTATTATCTTTATGAATTGTTCCGGAGACGTTTTACCGTTCACTCACTTATAATTGATGGGATGACCGTAAATGTCGCCCGTGATTCGTCCGGGATTACCAACATTCCCTTTCTTAAACCGGCGGGATCTCCTTCCCAAAAAGGACGGCCCGGCTTGATCCTTTTTTCCTTTAGCCATATTTCTCTTAACAATTCCTCCGCCCGTTACCAGGACAGAAAAATATCCCTCGATGCAGATATCTGGAATGCCGGCGCCCGTATTTCCGTGAGGAACGCGGGGGGGTATTCTCTGGATTTCGATGCCGATTCCCTCAGAGTGATATATCGGAAGGAACCCCTGATATTCTCTTCGCTCGCATTTCTCGGTGAATGGCATGAGGGCAAACTGTTTCTTGGCAGTGCCTCGATGCAGATTCCCGGAATGAAACTGGAGGGCAGAAATATTATCTTTGCCGGCCCCGATTCCACTCTTTCGGGAGAGATTCAGCTTCATGGCAACCCGCGGGATATGGCGGTCTTCATACGAAAACTATATGCCCCCGCTTTACCTTCTCTGACCGGAACGATCGATCTGGCGGTCTCCATGCAGGGAACTCCGCATGTCCCACGCTTCGATGTCCGCTTATCTTTTCCAACTCTGACTGTCGGCGTCTCAGCGCTCAGGAACGGTTTCATCAAGGGAAATCTGACTGCATCTACAGCCATAGTGGATAGTCTCAAGATTGAAGCTTTTGGAGGGAATTTCCAGGGCCATGGAAAAGTCAAGGTCAAGGCTCTGGAGGCCGAAAATATTTTTCTTTCCTTCAGGGGGGTAGATATCTCCAGAATCGGACATCTTTTCAAAAAGGAATTCCCCTGTACCGGTACAATCGAAGGCCGGCTGCAGGGTGGAGGGTCTCTGCACGATCCGGGAATGTTGAACGCGTCTGCTTCCCTGAGACTTTACCAGGCCGGCTATCTCTCACGGCCTTTGCCTGATGTCAGCGCCGACCTCGCCTTCTCCGATGGAACACTGTCCGCCTCACTGCATGGAGGGGGAGCGGAGATTACCTTTGATACGCGTTTTTCCCGGGAAGCAATAGACGGGGAATTTACCGTTTCCACCGACAGCCTTGAAACGATAAGCGGTATTGCCGGTATACCCGGATTATCCGGAAAGGTCTCCGCCCGGGGAACGGTGGGTGGAACCTACCGGTCTCCGGATATCGCCGCCAATATTATCGGAAGAATGATCCGCTATCGCAATTTCCCTGTGGACAACCTAAATGGCCGCATGCAGTATCTGAACAAGACTATCCTCCTGTCCGGTGTAAAATTGAACGGGAATCTTCATTCCCTGGCAAGCCTGGCGCCTCCCCTTCATGTGGACAGCCTTCAGGGCGGCATTGAGTATCACGGAACCATCGAAGGCCTCCTGAAAAATCCGAATGCTGAATTGAGCATACGGCTCACCGGTCCCTCCTGGCGTGGAATGCGGTTCGTAAAAGGAGAGGCGGAGGCCCATCTGGAGAACAGGATCTTGAGCCTCACCAAAAGCTGGCTGGAAAGTGATTCCCTCCGGTTCGATCTTTCCGGGATGTTCAAACTGGATGACCGGCAGGGAAGCGCTGCACTCTCCCTGGAGGAAAAGAAACCGGGCGCCAAAAAACCTACGCTTCCTTCCCAAATTGAGGTACAGGCCCCCGGTGCACCACTCGGTTCGGTGGCTCTGGATTTCAATGTTAAGGATGTGAAAAATCCGGCTGTAACAGCAAACGGAAAAGAAATATCACTGGATGGCCTGGCTCTTCTTTTTCCAACATTACGTGCTTTCGGGGGAACCCTCACCTTTTCCGGCTCATTTTCCGGCGGCGGTATGAAACCGAACGCCATGCTGGATTTCCATATCAACCGTCCCCGCTTTCGTGAAACAGTGCTGGATTCGGCGCGGGCGGAGATAGCCCTGAAAGACAGCATTATGACCATCACGGCGCTGGAAATGTATCGTGAAAAATACTATTCGAAACTTGATGGTACTATCATGCTTGCCAAAACACCGCAATTTTACGCTTTCACCAAAAGGAGTGTCCTGGCACTAACCCTGGCTGGAGAAAATCTCGACCTCCGTTTTATCAAACCATACATCCCCGGCAAGGTTGAATTGAGCGGCATGATGTCCTATCATCTTAATATGAAGGGTACTTTGGAAGATCCTCACCCCGGTGGAACAATAACCTTAAAGGATGTCCTGTTTGATGCCGGATTCGGAGTTCCTCCGGTGAAGAATATGGATGCTGACATCATTCTGAATAACACTGTGGCGAACGTCACCACCCGGAATGCTGAATTTCTGGGGAAGTCGATCGATCTCACTTCCACACTCAACTATGCTCCCGGCCGCTATGGAGGTGATGGGAAGCTGGCGTTGGAAGGCAGGGAAATACTCACTGTTCAGGGAACTTTCGCTCCGGAAGGTATGCGGATAACCTCGCAGATGAACGGAGCGGACCTTTCCCTGGTCGGCCTGGTGGTTCCCATGATGAAAGGGATTACCGGAACGGTGAATTCCAACGTGGTTATCAGCGGCGCACGTAAAAATCTTACATTTGAAGGCAGCCTGGATGCACGGGATATAACTATGAATCCCCCCTGGGTAGACATGCCGATTAAAAATGGGATCGTACGCATGAGTTTTTCCCCAAGCCAGGTGGCGGTTGATTCTGTGTTCGTCCATAGCGGGAATGGGACGATTCTCATTACCGGGACCATCGATGACATCCTGCAAAAAAAATGGAGCGGGCAGTTGTCCGGCTCGGTAAATAATATACGCATAAGACAAAAAAACATGTTTGATGCAGTCGTAAAATCTGCTCAACTGGAGTATTCCCCGACCGGAGGCGCTTCCCTTCTGAAGGGGAACGTGGATTTCGGCAGCACGAGGATACTTTACAATATCGATATACAGAAGCTTCTCAGCTCTGCCGGGGCTGCCGGTAAAGGGAAAGAGCCGCCGGAGATAGTGAAACAAACACGGCTCCAGATACAGATCAGCGGCGGAGACCAGTTCTGGCTGGATGACAATTTGGCGCATGTCCATCTTCTTCCTGAAGTTAATCTGGTAGGGACACTGGCCAAACCCGCCTTAATCGGACGGGTGGAAGCGAGCGAAGGATATGTTCTTTATCTTGACCGTAAATTCACAATCCAAAAGGCTGCCCTCGAATTCATCGATCCGGAGGAGTTGAATCCCACCCTGGATATAGAAGCACAGGCCAAAGTTACCGGCAATCAGGGTAATGGAACCGCATCATATACCATTACACTGGGTGTAACGGGTGAAATGAAAAAGCCGCAGATAGCTTTAAGCTCCGATCCTCCGCTCGAAAAGGCGGATATCCTTTCACTTCTCAACCTCGGAGTTACCCGTCAGCAGATAGGTTTCGGTGCGGCGCAGAGTGACACAACCGTCTCGCTGCTGGGAATTCTCCAGAATCGAGCGGGAAATTTGGCCACTCTTCAAATTTCCGAATATATGGGGAGGCAGTTGGAAGGCATGCTCGGATTGAAAAGTTTAAACATCGAGGGAAACCTGTTTCAAACAGGCCAGCAGTCAACAGGCGCGCGCCTCACCGCTACAAAGAAGATTTCAGAAAATGTGGAAGTATCCTATATTACATCACTCGGCCGTCTGAATGACCAGGGCATACGAGTCGTTTACGATCTAACCAAATCCATTTCCCTGCAGGGCGAGACTGTTCAGCAGGGAAAGTCGAGCCTGGATGTACTCTACAAGTTGAGATTCAAATGA
- a CDS encoding transcriptional repressor → MQPDPLFRITRQRRIILQEIRKVNTHPTADEIYSMVRTVIPHISLGTVYRNLEILAEKGYVDKLEYGGQRRFDGNREKHYHIQCLGCGSVKDIPLNTVESFEVSPEKMRQYRVCGYRLLFQGVCEDCNAKGSLVHWASR, encoded by the coding sequence GTGCAGCCTGATCCTTTGTTTCGGATAACTCGCCAGCGGCGAATAATATTGCAGGAAATCAGAAAGGTGAATACTCACCCCACCGCCGATGAAATTTACAGTATGGTACGCACCGTGATTCCTCATATCAGCCTGGGGACCGTGTACCGTAATCTGGAAATTCTCGCTGAAAAGGGGTATGTGGATAAACTGGAATATGGGGGACAGCGGCGTTTTGACGGGAACAGGGAAAAGCATTATCACATACAGTGTCTCGGCTGCGGTTCTGTTAAGGATATTCCCCTGAATACTGTGGAGAGCTTCGAGGTATCCCCTGAAAAGATGCGTCAATACCGCGTTTGCGGGTATCGCCTTCTGTTCCAGGGTGTCTGCGAGGACTGCAATGCAAAGGGGTCGCTGGTGCACTGGGCATCCCGCTGA